A genome region from Actinopolymorpha sp. NPDC004070 includes the following:
- a CDS encoding transposase: MKIVAQVKLIPDAAQASALSATLRMVNDAANWVSEVAFVNDVPREYELRKHTYAQLKEQGLGAQAAQHVIKKVRDAYTTLHANLRAGNLGPKGSKRRIKAESKSITFRPDAAQPYDDRCLSWQYDTQTVSIWTTAGRIKNVSFACAADALKVLRQYRKGESDLIERNGVFYLIATCEVPEAEQYEPNGFIGVDLGIVNIATTSTGYQAAGRQLNRYRKRQLALRAKLQKRRTKSAKRRLKERARRERRHVKNTNHIIAKTIVTAAQRTGGGLSLEELKGIRTRVRLRKPQRVALHSWAFAQLGDFIVYKARRAGVPLVFVDPAYSSKECAECGHVDRLNRISQARFACRSCGVVAHADRNASRVLARRGATVWTAGRESRVPAIP, translated from the coding sequence GTGAAGATCGTGGCGCAGGTCAAGCTGATACCGGATGCCGCGCAGGCATCCGCGCTGTCGGCGACTCTGCGCATGGTCAATGACGCCGCGAACTGGGTCTCCGAGGTCGCGTTTGTCAATGACGTGCCGCGTGAGTACGAACTGCGCAAGCACACCTACGCCCAGCTCAAGGAACAGGGCCTGGGCGCGCAGGCCGCGCAACACGTGATCAAGAAAGTTCGGGACGCCTACACCACGCTGCACGCCAACCTGCGCGCCGGGAACCTCGGCCCGAAGGGCTCCAAGCGCCGGATCAAGGCCGAGTCCAAGTCGATCACGTTCCGGCCCGACGCCGCGCAGCCGTATGACGACCGCTGTTTGAGCTGGCAGTACGACACGCAGACGGTGAGTATCTGGACCACCGCAGGCCGGATCAAGAACGTGTCGTTTGCATGCGCGGCGGACGCGTTGAAGGTGCTCCGGCAGTACCGCAAGGGCGAGTCCGATCTGATCGAACGCAACGGCGTGTTCTACCTGATCGCGACCTGTGAAGTTCCCGAGGCCGAGCAGTACGAGCCGAACGGTTTCATCGGCGTGGATCTCGGCATCGTCAACATCGCCACCACCTCCACCGGCTACCAGGCCGCCGGGCGGCAGCTCAACCGGTACCGCAAGCGGCAACTCGCCCTGCGGGCCAAGCTCCAGAAAAGGCGCACCAAGTCCGCCAAACGGCGGCTGAAGGAGCGTGCCCGCCGCGAACGGCGGCACGTCAAGAACACCAACCACATCATCGCCAAGACGATCGTGACCGCGGCGCAACGCACCGGAGGCGGACTTTCGCTCGAAGAGCTGAAGGGCATCCGCACCCGGGTACGGCTCCGCAAGCCCCAACGGGTCGCACTCCACTCCTGGGCCTTCGCCCAGCTTGGAGACTTCATCGTCTACAAGGCGCGGCGAGCCGGGGTCCCGCTCGTATTCGTGGATCCCGCCTACTCCTCCAAGGAGTGCGCCGAATGCGGCCACGTGGACCGGCTCAACCGCATCTCCCAAGCCAGATTCGCATGCCGGTCGTGCGGCGTCGTTGCGCACGCGGACCGGAACGCTTC